A region from the Tachyglossus aculeatus isolate mTacAcu1 chromosome Y4, mTacAcu1.pri, whole genome shotgun sequence genome encodes:
- the LOC119946946 gene encoding basic proline-rich protein-like, whose product MGHLCGRTRAVQAGRSAPPGGQEVSIAGRTRAVKTGRSAPPGGQERKLPAGAVIYPPRARARPLAAKSERCWLGKGSKDESVGAPWRPGAQVAGRYCPSPGPPPTVSARALWRVKEHCQPDEGGEDGPVGAPWRPGAQVAGRCCDLPPRACTRPLAAKSERCRLDKGSKDESVGAPWGPGAQVAGRSASCCSVLCFPPPVPSRAPWREKVSISGRTRVMKTGLPPPRARARPLAGKSEHCRPDEGREDGPVGALWRPGARVAGWGCAFPRARPLTTKNEHCRPEEGSVDGSSGHCRPDEGSGPRWRPLTSASAHDLPRPPGAAVAPPVSGRGHQGPLWLRRFRAAATRGRCGSAGFGPRPPGAAVAPRLPASDNVAPWSPPPSNALPNAPLPSSAAPHPGLDPWIPPPGDALPTAAGPQSPPPRFLLGAGLRRRSWGPDRDIEAETPAPAPGLAEVDDGGRQMGPRRSRPAPPPEAEGLPGVSGGSWGPWAPWAPCSQPCGLGVQRRARTCRPPVTPGFLPPPPPPALDPRAQDPRHALPLYKPEPRETGQGRGAPLPPPPGRHQLLETPAAVRR is encoded by the exons ATGGGGCACCTTTGCGGCCGGACGAGGGCGGTGCAGGCGGGGCGctcggcgccccctggcggtcaAGA AGTGAGCATTGCCGGCCGGACGAGGGCTGTGAAGACGGGTCGgtcggcgccccctggcggccaggAGCGCAAGTTGCCGGCCGGTGCTGTGATTTaccccccccgcgcgcgcgcgcgccctctgGCGGCCAAGAGTGAACGTTGCTGGTTGGGCAAGGGCAGTAAAGACGAGTCGgtcggcgccccctggcggccaggAGCGCAAGTTGCTGGCCGGTActgtccttcccccggcccccccccaacCGTGTCCGCGCGTGCCCTCTGGCGGGTAAAAGAGCACTGCCAGCCGGACGAGGGTGGTGAAGATGGGCCGgtcggcgccccctggcggccaggAGCTCAAGTTGCTGGCCGGTGCTGTGATTTACCACCCCGTGCGTGCACGCGCCCTCTGGCGGCCAAGAGTGAACGTTGCCGGCTGGACAAGGGCAGTAAAGACGAGTCGGTCGGCGCCCCCTGGGGGCCAGGAGCGCAAGTTGCTGGCCG gAGCGCAAGTTGCTGTTCGGTGCTGTGCTTCCCCCCTCCCGTGCCCTCGCGCGCCCCCTGGCGGGAAAAAGTGAGCATTTCCGGCCGGACGAGGGTCATGAAGACGGGCCTTCCCCCCCCCCGTGCCCGCGCCCGCCCCCTGGCGGGCAAAAGTGAGCATTGCCGGCCGGACGAGGGTCGTGAAGACGGGCCGGTCGGCGCCCTCTGGCGGCCAGGAGCGCGCGTTGCTGGCTGGGGCTGTGCTTTTCCCCGCGCGCGCCCCCTGACGACCAAGAATGAGCATTGCCGGCCGGAAGAGGGCTCTGTAGACGGGTCG AGTGGGCATTGCCGGCCGGACGAGGGCTCGGGCCCGCGTTGGCGCCCCCTGACGTCCGCGAGTGCACATGATCT GCCGCGGCCACCAGGGGCCGCTGTGGCTCCGCCGGTTTCTGGCCGCGGCCACCAGGGGCCGCTGTGGCTCCGCCGGTTTCGGGCCGCGGCCACCAGGGGCCGCTGTGGCTCCGCCGGTTTCGGGCCGCGGCCACCAGGGGCCGCTGTGGCTCCGCGTTTGCCGGCCTCGGACAACGTCGCCCCCTG gagCCCGCCCCCCTCTAACGCTCTCCCCaacgcccccctcccctcttctgccgCCCCCCACCCTGGCTTGGACCCCTGGATCCCTCCCCCGGGGGATGCGCTGCCCACAGCCGCCGGACCCCAAAG ccccccgccccgctttCTCCTGGGAGCGGGGCTGAGGCGGCGTTCCTGGGGCCCGGACAGAGACATCGAGGCAGAGACGC cggcccccgccccgggcctcGCGGAGGTGGACGATGGAGGCCGGcag ATGGGCCCTCGGCGGTCCCGTCCGGCTCCTCCACCCGAGGCCGAGGGTCTCCCGGGGGTCTCCGGGGGATCCTGGGGCCCGTGGGCGCCGTGGGCTCCTTGCTCCCAGCCCTGCGGACTCGGGGTGCAGCGCCGGGCCCGGACCTGCCGCCCGCCCGTGACCCCTGGCTtcctcccgcccccgccgccccctgccCTGGACCCCCGAGCCCAGGACCCCCGCCACGCCCTCCCCCTCTACAAGCCGGAGCCCCGGGAgacggggcaggggaggggcgcgcccctgcctccccccccagGGAGACACCAGCTCCTAGAGACCCCCGCCGCCGTCCGCAGGTGA
- the F11R gene encoding junctional adhesion molecule A → MAARAEGLRLLFLWASLGAGILGQGTVHTNTPFLREEEHKQVTLSCIYSGFQNPNVVWKFGQGGNSVLVCYNNKITAPYEQRVTFSAAGITFKSVTRKDNGTYVCMVSDPTGASYAEATIYLTVLVPPAKPRISVPSSATIGRRVVLTCSEDEGSPPSEYQWLRDGLPVPPDPKSSRIFSNSSYTMNLNTGELIFDPLSASDSGEYSCRAQNGVGLPQQSNPMRMEATELNVGGIVAAVIVSLILLGLLAFGVWFAYSRGYFNRTKKESSGKKVIYSQPSARSDGEFKQTSSFLV, encoded by the exons GTGCCGGGATCCTGGGCCAGGGCACCGTCCACACCAACACTCCTTTCCTCCGGGAGGAAGAGCACAAAC AGGTCACGCTATCATGCATTTATTCCGGGTTCCAAAACCCCAATGTGGTCTGGAAGTTTGGGCAGGGCGGCAACTCGGTGCTGGTGTGTTACAACAACAAGATCACCG CCCCCTACGAGCAGCGGGTGACCTTCTCTGCGGCGGGGATCACGTTCAAGTCGGTGACACGCAAGGACAACGGGACATACGTGTGCATGGTCAGTGACCCGACCGGAGCCAGCTACGCCGAAGCCACCATCTACCTCACCGTGCTGG tgCCCCCAGCGAAGCCCAGGATCAGCGTCCCTTCGTCGGCCACCATCGGCCGCAGGGTAGTGCTGACCTGCTCGGAGGACGAGGGGTCCCCGCCCTCCGAATACCAGTGGCTGCGGGACGGCCTCCCCGTGCCCCCCGACCCCAAGAGCAGCCGCATCTTCAGCAACTCCTCCTACACCATGAACCTCAACACCGGGGAGCTG ATCTTCGACCCGTTATCGGCGTCGGACTCGGGCGAATACAGCTGCCGGGCCCAGAACGGCGTGGGGCTGCCCCAGCAGTCCAACCCCATGCGCATGGAGGCCA CGGAGCTGAACGTGGGCGGCATCGTGGCGGCCGTGATCGTGTCCCTGATCCTGCTCGGCCTGCTCGCTTTCGGAGTTTGGTTCGCCTACAGCCGCGGCTACTTCAACA GGACAAAGAAGGA GAGCTCGGGCAAGAAGGTGATTTATAGCCAACCGTCTGCCCGCAGTGAT GGCGAGTTCAAACAGACATCATCTTTCCTGGTGTGA
- the ADAMTSL4 gene encoding LOW QUALITY PROTEIN: ADAMTS-like protein 4 (The sequence of the model RefSeq protein was modified relative to this genomic sequence to represent the inferred CDS: deleted 1 base in 1 codon), whose protein sequence is MFGYGRVPFALPLHRPRRHPQKPPPASPPPAPGARASDPQDPATRAPRPSGTEPPQTEPPLARVPGTRSPGTESLPPNPLPHTHPLRTKLPPKTQAPKPPPPKIQAQLPQTAPPETKSPQTAPSQAKPSPVQPPITLPFRTPTSQTIPSPAQFLRRAQGREEEAAWSGGLPWPARAEPNPPSSGNGLPLLSPGPPRPPGPPGPPGPLWNLFAPVTSAVLCPGEKEQLRACSQEPCPPDRPDPRALQCAAFNPREFMGRRYVWEPFTEVQGSQRCELNCRPRGFRFYVRHTDTVQDGTPCQPGAADICVAGRCLSPGCDGLLGSERRPDSCGVCGGDGSSCRLVSGNLTEPGQPLGYQKLLTVPSGATQLRLAQLRHTNNYLALRGPGGKSIINGNWAVDPPGSYPAGGTVFRYQRPPREDGAGESLTAEGPTAHPVDVYMIFQEENLGVSYQYLISFPLPDPGAPPTETPGPRLQPGVLALNSRAGPAPRLARTPGILQRQVRIPPLPAPPLPGPQLRTPAGYWRRSGQTDCSTSCGQGVWRPVFQCTSRQGREELDESECAPNSRPPAPLESCHGPPCPPYWETGEWTPCSRSCGPGSQHRQLRCRQDFGEGSSSVPPQRCARLAPPNATRPCQQRLCGHWEVQSSWSQCSVRCGRGLRSRQVRCVSNQGNEVSEADCRPGPPRPPSSQPCHMGPCAHTWFHSAWSPKCSADCGTGIQRRSVICLWSGGPGEGEGPGGGGDWGPGEGSCPPASRPAETRACSSGPCQDSRVWFAGPWGECSVDCGPGSQRREVICVQRRGAETSVVPPAECSSLPRPPTLQPCHGGDCTDRWFSTAWSPCSRSCLGGVQLREVQCLTVNRTLSARCPPALRPARRQSCNDQPCNRSPDDRCQDSSPTCPLVVQARLCVYPSYQASCCRSCSLAPAPPRETPEPG, encoded by the exons ATGTTCGGGTACGGCCGAGTCCCCTTCGCCCTGCCCCTGCACCGGCCCCGCCGACACCCCCAGAAGCCTCCTCCGGCCtcacctcccccggccccgggggctcGGGCTTCTGACCCCCAAGACCCCGCAACACGGGCCCCTCGCCCCTCCGGGACGGAGCCCCCGCAAACAGAGCCGCCCCTCGCCCGGGTCCCCGGGACCCGGTCCCCGGGCACCGAATCACTGCCGCCAAACCCACTGCCACACACCCACCCCCTCAGGACCAAGCTGCCCCCTAAAACCCAGGCCcccaagcccccaccccccaaaatccaGGCCCAGCTCCCTCAGACGGCCCCCCCAGAAACAAAGTCCCCCCAGACCGCGCCCTCCCAAGCTAAGCCCTCTCCGGTCCAGCCCCCCATCACCCTGCCCTTCAGGACTCCGACCTCCCAAACCATCCCATCCCCGGCCCAGTTCCTGCGGCGGGcccaggggcgggaggaggaagcagcgtggtccgggGGTCTGCCCTGGCCAGCCCGGGCGGAACCGAACCCCCCCAGCTCAGGTAACGGGCTGCCGCTGCTGAGCCCCGGC CCCCCCAGGCCTCCCGGTCCCCCAGGCCCACCCGGGCCCCTGTGGAACCTGTTTGCCCCCGTCACCTCTGCCGTTCTGTGCCCTGGGGAGAAGGAGCAGCTTCGAGCCTGCAGCCAGGAG ccctgccccccggACCGTCCGGACCCCCGGGCCCTGCAGTGCGCCGCCTTCAACCCGCGAGAGTTCATGGGGCGACGCTATGTGTGGGAACCTTTCACAGAAG tGCAGGGCTCCCAGCGCTGCGAGCTCAACTGCCGCCCCCGCGGCTTCCGCTTCTACGTCCGGCACACGGACACAGTCCAGGATGGGACGCCCTGTCAGCCCGGGGCCGCGGACATCTGCGTGGCCGGCCGCTGTCTG AGTCCCGGCTGTGATGGACTCCTGGGTTCGGAGCGTCGTCCGGACAGCTGTGGGGTTTGCGGGGGAGACGGCTCTTCCTGCCGCCTGGTATCGGGGAACCTGACTGAGCCGGGCCAGCCCCTCGGCTACCAGAAGCTGCTGACCGTCCCGTCCGGGGCCACCCAGCTCCGCCtcgcccagctccgccacaccaACAACTACCTCG CTCTGCGCGGCCCCGGGGGCAAATCCATCATCAACGGGAACTGGGCCGTGGATCCACCCGGGAGCTATCCCGCCGGCGGAACCGTGTTCCGGTACCAGCGACCGCCCCGGGAAGACGGGGCCGGAGAGAGCCTGACCGCCGAAGGGCCCACCGCTCACCCCGTGGATGTCTAC ATGATCTTCCAGGAGGAGAACTTGGGGGTCTCCTATCAGTACCTCATATCCTTTCCCCTCCCGGACCCCGGGGCCCCCCCAACGGAGACCCCCGGGCCCCGGCTCCAGCCAG gagTCTTGGCATTGAACTCCcgggccggcccggccccccgcctgGCCCGGACCCCGGGGATTCTGCAGCGGCAGGTCCGGatccccccgctccccgccccgcctCTCCCGGGACCCCAGCTCCGAACACCGGCGGGATACTGGAGACGATCCGGGCAGACCGACTGCTCCACCTCCTGTGGACAAG GGGTCTGGCGCCCCGTGTTCCAGTGCACGTCCCGCCAAGGGAGGGAAGAGCTGGACGAGAGCGAGTGTGCCCCCAattcccggccccccgcccccctggagTCCTGCCACGGGCCTCCGTGTCCACCATA CTGGGAGACGGGCGAGTGGACGCCCTGCAGCCGGTCGTGCGGGCCGGGCAGCCAGCACCGCCAGCTCCGCTGCCGCCAGGACTTCGGGGAGGGCAGCTCCTCCGTGCCGCCCCAGCGCTGTGCCCGCCTCGCCCCGCCCAATGCCACCCGGCCCTGCCAGCAGCGTCTCTGCGGGCACTGGGAGGTGCAGTCCTCATGGAGCCAG tgctcGGTGCGTTGCGGGAGGGGCCTGCGGAGCCGCCAGGTGCGCTGCGTCAGTAACCAGGGCAACGAGGTGAGCGAGGCCGACTGCCGGCCCGgaccccccaggccccccagcagccagccctgccacatggGACCCTGCGCCCACACCTGGTTCCACAGCGCCTGGAGCCCCAAG TGCTCGGCCGACTGCGGGACGGGGATCCAGCGTCGCTCGGTGATCTGCCTGTGGAGCGGGGGTCCGGGGGAGGgcgaggggccggggggcggcggggactgggggcccggggaggggagctGCCCCCCGGCCAGCCGCCCCGCGGAGACGCGGGCCTGCAGCTCGGGACCCTGCCAGGACTCGCGGGTTTGGTTCGCCGGACCctggggagag tgCTCGGTGGACTGTGGGCCCGGCAGCCAGCGGCGAGAAGTGATCTGCGTGCAACGGAGGGGGGCCGAGACCTCGGTGGTCCCCCCGGCCGAATGCTCCTCCTTGCCCCGGCCTCCCACCCTGCAGCCCTGCCACGGGGGAGACTGTACTGACCGCTGGTTCTCCACCGCCTGGAGCCCC TGTTCGCGCTCCTGCCTGGGGGGCGTCCAGCTGAGGGAGGTCCAGTGCCTGACGGTCAACCGGACCCTGAGTGCCCGCTGTCCTCCCGCCCTCCGCCCGGCCCGCAGACAGTCCTGCAACGACCAGCCGTGCAACCGGAGCCCGG atGACCGCTGCCAAGACTCGTCCCCGACCTGTCCTCTGGTGGTCCAGGCCCGGCTCTGTGTCTACCCCTCCTACCAAGCATCCTGCTGCCGCTCCTGCTCCCtcgctccggccccgccccgggAGACCCCCGAACCGGGctga